The Methanomassiliicoccales archaeon genome includes a region encoding these proteins:
- a CDS encoding ATP-binding cassette domain-containing protein produces the protein MSEDNGAAISVQDLTKVYPAAVRLFGDRGKEKLAVDSVTFEVGRGEIFGLLGPNGAGKTTTIKMLSTLLIPTSGSATVLGMDVVKDAVRLRPMINLVSGGERGLYFRLTGRQNLEFFSDMYRVPREEKKRKIKALLEQVGLTEAADTRVENYSRGMKQRLHLARGLVNDPEVLFLYEPTLGLDPEISRETRALIRALSHEGMTIMLTTHYMFEADELCNRLAIISDGRIKALGSPYSMKQAVRNDTVIEIEAREMGEAQRKELLGLPGVSAVSIEFLEGRQLARMVVEDAPSLIPTVAALLESRKVISIRVDQPTLEDAYIKTVNGR, from the coding sequence GTGAGCGAGGACAACGGGGCGGCCATATCGGTCCAGGACCTGACCAAGGTCTACCCTGCGGCGGTCCGCCTTTTCGGCGACAGGGGAAAGGAGAAACTGGCGGTCGATAGCGTCACCTTCGAGGTTGGGCGCGGGGAGATATTCGGATTGCTGGGGCCCAACGGAGCGGGCAAGACCACCACCATCAAGATGCTCTCCACCTTGCTGATACCCACATCCGGGAGCGCCACCGTACTAGGGATGGACGTGGTCAAGGACGCGGTGCGTCTGCGGCCTATGATCAACTTGGTCTCCGGAGGCGAGCGCGGCCTGTACTTCCGGCTCACGGGAAGACAGAACCTGGAGTTCTTCTCGGACATGTATCGAGTGCCCAGGGAGGAGAAGAAGCGGAAGATCAAGGCGCTCCTGGAACAGGTCGGCCTCACGGAGGCAGCGGACACGCGCGTGGAGAACTACTCCCGGGGGATGAAGCAGCGTTTGCATTTGGCCAGGGGGCTGGTCAACGACCCCGAGGTCCTTTTCCTGTACGAACCGACCCTGGGCCTGGACCCCGAGATATCCAGGGAGACCAGGGCACTGATCCGCGCGCTGTCCCATGAAGGCATGACCATCATGCTTACCACGCACTACATGTTCGAGGCCGACGAACTGTGCAATCGCCTGGCCATCATCTCCGACGGCCGGATCAAGGCCTTAGGCTCACCCTATTCCATGAAGCAGGCAGTGCGCAACGATACGGTCATCGAAATAGAGGCCAGAGAGATGGGGGAGGCGCAGAGGAAGGAACTTTTAGGGCTACCCGGCGTCTCCGCAGTCTCCATCGAGTTCCTGGAGGGCAGGCAGCTGGCCCGTATGGTTGTGGAGGACGCTCCCTCCCTGATACCGACCGTGGCCGCGCTCCTGGAGAGCAGAAAAGTGATCAGCATACGGGTGGACCAGCCGACGCTGGAGGACGCCTACATCAAGACGGTGAACGGAAGATGA
- a CDS encoding ABC transporter permease → MIDLRAMKAALKQQSIHFFVDPQWIIPSIIAPFIFTTVTLFLFRHAGGDLLLYAVLGGGVLGMWGNTISSSSWSIGYDRMNGTLEAIMVTPAPLSSVVFGRCLWNSFLGLLNALAVFVVAQFAFGIEVTVQNPLGFAVALVLTLISLSVLGMVFGAFYVVTRASSAVFQMLEYPIYVLSGAVFPLMVLPDWIRPFSYAVPATWGAEALKISSVEGYDSLGLGLSGALALTVLTTVAYLLLSLVLFSYLENKAKVNGSLVRY, encoded by the coding sequence ATGATCGACCTACGGGCCATGAAGGCCGCTCTGAAGCAGCAGTCCATCCACTTCTTCGTAGACCCGCAGTGGATCATCCCCAGCATCATCGCCCCCTTCATCTTCACGACGGTGACCCTGTTCCTCTTCCGCCACGCCGGAGGCGACCTGTTGCTGTACGCCGTCCTGGGCGGAGGCGTCCTGGGCATGTGGGGGAACACCATAAGCAGCAGCAGCTGGTCCATCGGCTACGACCGGATGAACGGGACCCTGGAGGCCATAATGGTAACCCCCGCCCCGCTGTCCTCGGTGGTCTTTGGTCGCTGCCTGTGGAATTCCTTTCTGGGCCTGCTGAACGCCCTGGCCGTGTTCGTGGTGGCCCAGTTCGCCTTCGGCATAGAGGTCACGGTGCAGAACCCTCTGGGATTCGCCGTGGCCTTGGTCCTTACCTTGATATCGCTATCCGTACTGGGCATGGTCTTCGGAGCCTTCTACGTGGTCACCCGAGCCTCCAGCGCCGTCTTCCAGATGCTGGAGTACCCCATATACGTGCTGTCGGGGGCGGTCTTCCCTCTGATGGTCCTCCCGGATTGGATTCGCCCGTTCTCCTACGCTGTTCCGGCCACCTGGGGCGCCGAGGCTCTGAAGATCTCCTCGGTCGAGGGGTACGATTCACTGGGATTGGGACTGTCCGGCGCCTTGGCCCTTACCGTTCTTACGACCGTCGCCTATCTACTGCTCTCCTTGGTGCTATTCTCCTATCTGGAGAACAAGGCCAAGGTCAACGGGAGCCTGGTGAGGTACTGA